A single region of the Amphiprion ocellaris isolate individual 3 ecotype Okinawa chromosome 4, ASM2253959v1, whole genome shotgun sequence genome encodes:
- the si:dkey-45d16.4 gene encoding scaffold attachment factor B1 — MERVVVDVPINNGFSFACPSTTPRKRQVRFSARHDIILLREVIAQNPFASKEPGRIWARVGEIITAALQEENFEVDARRCRERTMLLLDYYKKQDFPSLRRFGTERLYAQKEDLLHEVLELEAEKGLLASGEVPKYQDDERRSRAIEELNLPEQDKPNITITHTPTAEPEDDREETAELSAAPTAKRPCQCCCQTYSEILSFLEKRSEAEQRLREEELALRREELEIQRSKIALERERLGAERKERERRFELESQERQVILDLLKEKVLKG, encoded by the exons ATGGAACGGGTAGTGGTGGATGTGCCGATCAACAACG gtttttcctttgcCTGCCCCTCTACAACCCCACGAAAGCGCCAGGTGCGTTTTTCAGCGCGGCATGACATCATCCTTCTGCGAGAGGTTATCGCACAGAACCCCTTCGCCTCCAAAGAACcag GACGGATCTGGGCCCGTGTGGGGGAGATTATCACTGCAGCTCTCCAGGAAGAAAACTTTGAGGTGGATGCCAGGAGGTGCAGAGAGAGGACCATGCTGCTGCTAGACTACTACAAGAAACAAGACTTTCCCAGTCTGCGCAG GTTTGGAACAGAGAGGTTGTACGCTCAAAAGGAGGATCTACTCCATGAGGTCTTGGAGCTGGAGGCTGAGAAGGGGCTCCTGGCCAGTGGTGAAGTGCCAAAGTACCAG GACGATGAGCGGAGAAGTCGAGCCATAGAAGAACTAAATCTACCAGAACAGGACAAGCCAAACATCACTATCACGCACACACCCACTGCAG AACCAGAAGACGACCGCGAAGAAACGGCAGAGCTTTCAGCAGCTCCCACAGCCAAGCGGCCCTGCCAGTGTTGCTGCCAGACCTACTCTGAGATTCTCAGCTTTCTGGAGAAACGCTCAGAGGCGGAGCAACGACTTCGAGAGGAGGAGCTCGCCCTGCGCAGAGAGGAACTGGAGATTCAGAGGA GTAAGATCGCTCTGGAGAGAGAACGTCTGGGAgctgagaggaaggagagggagcGGAGATTTGAGCTCGAGAGCCAGGAGAGGCAGGTCATCTTGGACCTGCTGAAAGAGAAGGTGCTCAAAGGCTGA
- the LOC111564214 gene encoding phosphoribosyl pyrophosphate synthase-associated protein 1-like isoform X3 yields the protein MPIRRFGGHRSLVSHSQTPKLSYGYTKMNISRSGYRVFSANSTTACTELAKKITERLGVELGKSVVYQESNSETRVDVKESVRGQDIFIIQTIPRDVNTAIMELLVMAYALKTSCANNIIGVIPYFPYSKQCKMRKRGSIVCKLLASMLAKAGLTHIITMDLHQKEIQGFFSFPVDNLRASPFLIQYIQEEIPDYRNAIIVAKSPSAAKRAQSYAERLRLGLAVMHGEAHHSESDMADGRHSPPLSRTTTGHTGLELPSSSRHVPFPGIELPMMMAKEKPPITVVGDVGGRIAIIVDDIIDDVEDFVAAAEILKERGAYKIYIMATHGLLSAEAPRLIEESAIDEVVVTNTVPHEVQKLQCPKIKTVDVSMILAEAIRRIHNGESMAYLFRNIAVDD from the exons ATGCCTATTAGGCGTTTTGGGGGTCACAGGTCTCTGGTGTCTCACTCTCAAACTCCAAAACTGTCGTACGGTTACACGAAAATGAATATTTCAAGAAGTGGCTACCGTGTTTTTTCTGCCAACTCCACCACCGCCTGCACCGAGTTGGCCAAGAAGATAACAGA acGTTTGGGTGTGGAGTTGGGAAAGTCAGTTGTTTATCAGGAGTCTAATTCAG agaCGAGAGTGGATGTCAAGGAATCTGTCCGTGGACAAGACATCTTCATTATTCAGACCATTCCTCG GGATGTCAACACAGCAATCATGGAGCTGCTGGTTATGGCTTATGCCCTGAAGACATCCTGCGCCAACAACATCATCGGGGTCATTCCGTACTTTCCTTACAGCAAGCAGTGCAAGATGAGGAAGAGGGGATCCATTGTCTGCAAGCTGCTAGCATCCATGCTAGCTAAAGCTG GGCTGACTCACATCATCACTATGGACCTTCACCAAAAAGAAATCCAAGGCTTCTTCAGCTTCCCTGTTGACAACCTGAGAGCTTCCCCCTTCCTCATCCAGTACATCCAAGAAGAG ATCCCAGACTACAGGAATGCTATAATTGTTGCAAAGTCCCCTTCGGCTGCCAAGAG AGCTCAGTCCTATGCTGAGAGGCTGCGGCTTGGACTGGCAGTGATGCACGGAGAGGCCCACCATTCAGAGTCAGACATGGCTGACGGTCGACATTCCCCCCCGTTGTCCCGTACCACCACAGGACACACTGGCCTGGAGCTGCCAT CAAGCagcagacatgtcccattccCTGGGATAGAGCTCCCAA TGATGATGGCGAAGGAGAAGCCACCCATCACTGTTGTTGGAGACGTAGGAGGTCGAATTGCCATCATTGTT GATGACATCATAGATGATGTGGAGGACTTTGTTGCAGCGGCTGAAATCCTGAAGGAGAGGGGAGCCTACAAGATCtacatcatggctacacatggTTTGCTCTCTGCAGAGGCACCAAGACTAATAGAGGAGTCTGCTATTGACGAG GTGGTCGTGACCAACACTGTCCCTCATGAGGTGCAGAAGCTACAGTGTCCAAAAATCAAAACTGTGGATGTGAGCATGATCCTGGCTGAGGCGATCCGACGCATCCACAATGGAGAGTCCATGGCTTATCTGTTCCGCAACATTGCTGTGGATGACTGA
- the LOC111564250 gene encoding GTP-binding protein Rhes-like: protein MSLEVKEKTQVRLVFLGAAGVGKTALIRRFLQDTFEPKHRRTVEELHSKEYDIGGVKVTVEILDTSGSYSFPAMRKLSIQNSDAFALVYAVDDPESLEAVKSLRDEILEIKEDKYTPIVVVGNKVDRGEERQVSSEDVLSTVEMDWNNSYLEASAKENANVVEVFKELLQQANLPSRLSPALRRRRETFPKDTNFRPPMNKTNSCILS, encoded by the coding sequence atgtctCTGGAGGTGAAGGAGAAGACCCAGGTGCGTCTAGTGTTTCTGGGGGCAGCAGGTGTAGGCAAGACAGCCCTGATCAGACGCTTCCTCCAGGACACCTTTGAGCCCAAACACCGGCGCACTGTGGAGGAGCTCCACAGTAAGGAGTATGACATTGGCGGGGTCAAGGTGACTGTGGAGATCCTGGACACCAGCGGCAGCTACTCCTTCCCTGCCATGCGCAAGCTCTCCATCCAAAACAGTGACGCCTTCGCACTGGTGTATGCTGTCGATGACCCCGAGTCACTGGAGGCTGTCAAGAGCCTCCGAGACGAGATTCTGGAGATCAAGGAGGACAAGTACACGCCGATCGTGGTGGTGGGGAACAAGGTGGACAGAGGGGAGGAGCGTCAGGTGTCCAGCGAGGACGTGCTGTCAACGGTAGAGATGGATTGGAACAACAGCTACCTGGAAGCTTCAGCAAAGGAAAATGCCAACGTGGTGGAGGTGTTCAAGGAGCTCCTGCAGCAGGCGAACCTTCCCAGCCGCCTCAGTCCGGCACTACGCAGACGCAGGGAGACCTTTCCCAAAGATACCAACTTCCGACCGCCCATGAACAAGACAAACAGCTGTATTTTGTCATAA
- the LOC111564214 gene encoding phosphoribosyl pyrophosphate synthase-associated protein 1-like isoform X1 — translation MELLVMAYALKTSCANNIIGVIPYFPYSKQCKMRKRGSIVCKLLASMLAKAGLTHIITMDLHQKEIQGFFSFPVDNLRASPFLIQYIQEEIPDYRNAIIVAKSPSAAKRAQSYAERLRLGLAVMHGEAHHSESDMADGRHSPPLSRTTTGHTGLELPLMMAKEKPPITVVGDVGGRIAIIVDDIIDDVEDFVAAAEILKERGAYKIYIMATHGLLSAEAPRLIEESAIDEVVVTNTVPHEVQKLQCPKIKTVDVSMILAEAIRRIHNGESMAYLFRNIAVDD, via the exons ATGGAGCTGCTGGTTATGGCTTATGCCCTGAAGACATCCTGCGCCAACAACATCATCGGGGTCATTCCGTACTTTCCTTACAGCAAGCAGTGCAAGATGAGGAAGAGGGGATCCATTGTCTGCAAGCTGCTAGCATCCATGCTAGCTAAAGCTG GGCTGACTCACATCATCACTATGGACCTTCACCAAAAAGAAATCCAAGGCTTCTTCAGCTTCCCTGTTGACAACCTGAGAGCTTCCCCCTTCCTCATCCAGTACATCCAAGAAGAG ATCCCAGACTACAGGAATGCTATAATTGTTGCAAAGTCCCCTTCGGCTGCCAAGAG AGCTCAGTCCTACGCTGAGAGGCTGCGGCTTGGACTGGCAGTGATGCACGGAGAGGCCCACCATTCAGAGTCAGACATGGCTGACGGTCGACATTCCCCCCCGTTGTCCCGTACCACCACAGGACACACTGGCCTGGAGCTGCCAT TGATGATGGCGAAGGAGAAGCCACCCATCACTGTTGTTGGAGACGTAGGAGGTCGAATTGCCATCATTGTT GATGACATCATAGATGATGTGGAGGACTTTGTTGCAGCGGCTGAAATCCTGAAGGAGAGGGGAGCCTACAAGATCtacatcatggctacacatggTTTGCTCTCTGCAGAGGCACCAAGACTAATAGAGGAGTCTGCTATTGACGAG GTGGTCGTGACCAACACTGTCCCTCATGAGGTGCAGAAGCTACAGTGTCCAAAAATCAAAACTGTGGATGTGAGCATGATCCTGGCTGAGGCGATCCGACGCATCCACAATGGAGAGTCCATGGCTTATCTGTTCCGCAACATTGCTGTGGATGACTGA
- the LOC111564214 gene encoding phosphoribosyl pyrophosphate synthase-associated protein 1-like isoform X2 produces the protein MPIRRFGGHRSLVSHSQTPKLSYGYTKMNISRSGYRVFSANSTTACTELAKKITERLGVELGKSVVYQESNSETRVDVKESVRGQDIFIIQTIPRDVNTAIMELLVMAYALKTSCANNIIGVIPYFPYSKQCKMRKRGSIVCKLLASMLAKAGLTHIITMDLHQKEIQGFFSFPVDNLRASPFLIQYIQEEIPDYRNAIIVAKSPSAAKRAQSYAERLRLGLAVMHGEAHHSESDMADGRHSPPLSRTTTGHTGLELPLMMAKEKPPITVVGDVGGRIAIIVDDIIDDVEDFVAAAEILKERGAYKIYIMATHGLLSAEAPRLIEESAIDEVVVTNTVPHEVQKLQCPKIKTVDVSMILAEAIRRIHNGESMAYLFRNIAVDD, from the exons ATGCCTATTAGGCGTTTTGGGGGTCACAGGTCTCTGGTGTCTCACTCTCAAACTCCAAAACTGTCGTACGGTTACACGAAAATGAATATTTCAAGAAGTGGCTACCGTGTTTTTTCTGCCAACTCCACCACCGCCTGCACCGAGTTGGCCAAGAAGATAACAGA acGTTTGGGTGTGGAGTTGGGAAAGTCAGTTGTTTATCAGGAGTCTAATTCAG agaCGAGAGTGGATGTCAAGGAATCTGTCCGTGGACAAGACATCTTCATTATTCAGACCATTCCTCG GGATGTCAACACAGCAATCATGGAGCTGCTGGTTATGGCTTATGCCCTGAAGACATCCTGCGCCAACAACATCATCGGGGTCATTCCGTACTTTCCTTACAGCAAGCAGTGCAAGATGAGGAAGAGGGGATCCATTGTCTGCAAGCTGCTAGCATCCATGCTAGCTAAAGCTG GGCTGACTCACATCATCACTATGGACCTTCACCAAAAAGAAATCCAAGGCTTCTTCAGCTTCCCTGTTGACAACCTGAGAGCTTCCCCCTTCCTCATCCAGTACATCCAAGAAGAG ATCCCAGACTACAGGAATGCTATAATTGTTGCAAAGTCCCCTTCGGCTGCCAAGAG AGCTCAGTCCTATGCTGAGAGGCTGCGGCTTGGACTGGCAGTGATGCACGGAGAGGCCCACCATTCAGAGTCAGACATGGCTGACGGTCGACATTCCCCCCCGTTGTCCCGTACCACCACAGGACACACTGGCCTGGAGCTGCCAT TGATGATGGCGAAGGAGAAGCCACCCATCACTGTTGTTGGAGACGTAGGAGGTCGAATTGCCATCATTGTT GATGACATCATAGATGATGTGGAGGACTTTGTTGCAGCGGCTGAAATCCTGAAGGAGAGGGGAGCCTACAAGATCtacatcatggctacacatggTTTGCTCTCTGCAGAGGCACCAAGACTAATAGAGGAGTCTGCTATTGACGAG GTGGTCGTGACCAACACTGTCCCTCATGAGGTGCAGAAGCTACAGTGTCCAAAAATCAAAACTGTGGATGTGAGCATGATCCTGGCTGAGGCGATCCGACGCATCCACAATGGAGAGTCCATGGCTTATCTGTTCCGCAACATTGCTGTGGATGACTGA